The DNA sequence CTTCCCAGCCAATCCAGTAAACAATTCCATCAACAATGATAGATTTTGGCCCCAACTTTTGGACGTCACTGGTGAATGATCCGGAATCACACCAGTCATTCTCAAATGAACAATATAAACTCCAGCCCAAGGTCCTATGTATGTAATGGCGCTTAAAGACATGCACAATTCGATACTCCATGGAATCATACAAATACCCAAATGCAAAAACTGAAACATGATGACGGGAGTGTTTTTTGGACTCATCAAATACATATTTCATCATTCCAGTGAGTGGATTCCATATGAGTAGCCTTGAGTTAAGTCCTCCTTGAGATAATTTTATACAAAGAACTCCATGGTCTGAGCCAATAAGTGAGTAAAAACCAAGTTGGTTGATCACAATTGGAAGGTTTAGCTGCGAGTGCACTCCATCATTTACATCAGCACGAATGAACCATTGAGAATTTTCGTCTGCTGGAGGGTTCCCAACACCAACAATGACATTGATGTTTTGACCCTTTTGTTCAGCCCAGTTCTGCTTCACAAAGTATGGTGTGTTAAGCCTGAAATTCCAAGACTTGTTGAGTGTCCTACACCTGCCAACAGTCTTAGGATCAGCCTTAGTTAAGATCTTCCATACTAAGTCATCACCAAGATATGGTAATGGATTTTTTTTTGGAGAAATGCCACTCATTTGTGAAATGCAGCTTGTAAATTTCTTAGTGAAGTTTCTAAGTAGAGAGGAGTGTTTATGTTTTGTGCTTGTATCCATTGGATTAGATGTCGTTTATATATAGAATGATAGGAGGTGTACTTCATGCAATCCTAAATCTATTATGAAGGGTTTAGACTACTTCATAATACATATAttcctttttttatttacttttttgtcCAAGGTCTATAACAACTATCTACTACATGGCTACATGCATCGATACTTGCATCATATCTGTATGGTGATTTCCAAATACCATGGCTTTGCTTTTGTTATAATCTGTCCATgctttatttatatatttgttaaCCTAAAACATGAAACATGTTAAGTGATGTGATATAACATCTGGTTTGCACATTTAACCAAGAAGATATACACATTGCCATTTGCTGATTCTCCTTATATAGCTGTGACTTTTTAACTTAATTATTAATTGTCACTTTTTAACCTATAAagctataaaaataattgtttaatTGACCAAATGTGTAGTCTCCAAAAAATTACATATAGTGGTTGGTAACTATGCTGATCCTTGCACACATTTGTTATGACTTCGTTGCATTGACTAAAGACATAAAAGGCTGATTAGTTGCAAAAACAAAACCAGCAAAATcaactttcatttttttatatttgaatgcttagaaaagtaaaaaaaaaaatttggctaatgtatacatatttttatatatatgattactTAATATGTATTTGTTGTGCAATGTGCTTTGATTTGACTAAAGAAAAAAGATTAATTATACGTATAAAGAATGCCAGCAAAAGTAGCTTTCATTTTCTTATATTTGAATGCTTTGAGAAGCAAAAAGAACTTTTTGGCTAATGTAtacatacttttatatatatgattactTAATATGTATATGTCATAATGATTTTACTGCTATTCTGTATAtcctcttcaaaaaaaaaaaaagaatttgataAGAATGGGCTACAAACTCTTGGTAAAAGTCAATGGGTTCgaatatatattaaaactatTTATGTGGAATCGTGCTTGGATCACTGGAAATAGTTGATAGTCATTATGATTTGATTGCCAGTCTTATGTGTTTTACGACTATTTAATCTTATTTATCCTGCTCCATAAAACTTAGTAAGATCCCTCTTTTTGCAGCTTAAAAGCATCTTGGTGAAGTTTTTAAATAGAGAGaagtgtttatgttttgtgtttgTGTCCATTGGATTGGATGTCATTTATATACAGAATGATACGAAGTGTATTTCATGCAATACTGTAGCTGTTTTAAAGGGTTTAGTCTACTTCATAatacatatttttgtttttttatttacgttgtaGTTGATTAGTCTATAACAATGAGCATTTACATGCATCGATACTTGCATCGCATCTATACAGTGATTTTCAAATGCCCATTGCTTTTTGTTATAATCTGTAGTGATTTTCAAATGCCCATTACTTTTGTTATAATCTGTCGATACTTACAACAAAATCAGTCTTTATTTTCTTACATTTGAATGCttagaaaagtaaaaaaactTTCTGGCTAATGTAAagttacttttatatatatgattactTAATATGTATCTATTGTGCAATGTGCTTTGAGTTGACTAAAGAGAGAAGACTGATTATATGTATAATCCAAACCAGCAAGATCAGCTTTTCTAAGAACAATAGTTGCATTAAATCTAAGTGTCAGCCTTTATTTTCTTACATTTGAATGcttagaaaagtaaaaaaattttctGGCTAATATAcacatacttttatatatatgattactTAATATGTATCTATTGTGCAATGTGCTTTGAGTTGACTAAAGAGACAGAAGACTGATTATATTTATAACCCAAACCAGCAAAAGTTGCTTTCATTTTCTTATATTTGAATGCttagaaaagtaaaaaaagtCAATTGGCTAATGCATACATACTTTTATGTATATATGATTACTTAATATGTATATGTCATAATGATTTTACGTCTATCTTTGTATATCCTCTtcggaaaaaaaaatttgatgagaATGAACTACAAACTCTTGGTAAAAGTAAATGAGTTTGAATATATattctttaataatatttatgtggATTCGTGATTGGATCACTGGAAATAGATGATAGTAATTATCTCCTTGGTTGCCAATGTTGtgtgttttatgattttttaatattttttatcctgCTCCATAAAACTTAGTAAGATCTTTCTTTATGCAGGTATAATCCTTGTATTGTATAGATGGAGAAATTCTTATTAAGTCATATTATGAGAATTCAATTTGCTTGTGGACCACATCATGATATCTTTTAGAGTCTTAGAATATAGCCCTAaaaaaaatacaactaaaatTCAATTTGATATTCTCTGAAAAATAACCCTAACTTTCAAATTCATTGAAAAATAACCCTAATTTTCCAGGTGCTCTAAATGTGTAAATGCGTTGACTGTTGAAACCATCATAATTTAGAAACCCGATGAATTTACTTCCAAATGCGTGTGAACAAAATAAACATGAAATTGGATTTATGGGTGATAGTGTATGTAAAAGCCAATGCTGCAGCATCCTTGGCTATGCAATATAATGTATCGTCTTTGTCAGCTAACCTTTTTTATTGTATCAACTTGATCGGTTATGCCATTTGAAACTTTCAAAGATTATGCCATTCAAATGACTATCCTTGTTGCAAGTACTTTACTCTTGGTTTGACACTCCTTCTGAAATATTTCTAATTTCATTATAAAGCTTTACCCCTGATTTGACCCTCATTCTGAAACATTTCTACTTTCATTATAAAACTTTTAGGGTTTATGCGTATAACATACGATAGCTGTACCCATATTctatctgaaaaaaaaatatttatatttcttgtcactTAGTCGAGCAATTAGtagatatattattttattcaagttaTCCAATTTCTTTATGCCTTTAGATcctttgctttttcgtttctacTTATTAGTGAAACCTGTTGAACTATCTCTAAAAATCATATATGGGGTCTTTCATCATTGTAATTGTCGAGAAGAATTTTTTAACTTAATCTGTATAAGGATCCATCAACTTTATCTTACTGAATGAGGATCATATCTTATTTGAAAGACATCCCTTTATGGACCTTGTCATAAAAAGATGTTGAAAGTTTTTATTGGGATTGCTACTATAATTAGTCAGACATCCCTTTATGGACCTTGTCATAAAAAGATGTTAAAAACCAATATAATCTTCTATTTCATTTACGtagcattttttattattaaaatttttttcagcaCAATAATAAGCCATATCTAAAGAATGGAGTTTAATTAATAGTTTCTATTACTTTTTCATAAATTGAATTCCCATTCAAAAACCAATCTGCTTTTCTATGTTATTTACCTTGCAATTTGAGAAACACATTTTAGATATGGCTTTAGATATAGCTTCTCCAAGGTTGAAAATCATTTTGCACCATAATTATACATGGTTAAAGAATGAAGTTTAATTAATAGTTTTTTGTCCTTTGTACACCATTCTATAACTCGCGTTAACTATTATGAATAGGCTTCCCAAGCATCACACAAATGAGAAATAAACTCTAAAAAAAAGTGATATTTTGGATTACTTGACTATATCAATAGTCGTCGTCAATATGTAAATAGTCCTTGTAAATTAGAAACTCCCATTTAGGAGGTTAGTTGTATTTAATATAATGTCAAATTTGTGTTAACTTATAATCCATCACGTAAAAAATAAGTTCTAACATCAATTTCTCTGTGTTCCAATTTTGTAAGGTATTACTCATCATGGATTATGTTTAAGACATATATTTTCATACACCATAACATAATATTATAAATCATATATAATATAAGTCTCATTCAAAATATATTCACGATAATACATTGTTTTTTGGATATCATTGCACATAAGCAAGTCTTCTGATCCCCAAACATAGAACATCTTCCAAAACAAATAGTCTATGGTTAAACAAATACAATCAATATTAAATAGCTTTGTCAACTTTAGTTAATACTTAATTATCCGCCTCAGATGTTTGAGACTTTAGTTTTTTCCCTCCCTTTCGGGTGAACCTATTTGTTGAAAGCTGGCATTCTTCATCAACAACCGAACCATACTTCAAACTGCCGGCAATTCTTTTAGCTGGTGTTTTGTATTTGAGACTTTCAACACAGTCTTCCATAGAATCCTACACAAAGACATGCATAACAGTTCATTTAGAATAATTTCAGAACCTAAATCACgtttttttatatattcaaaaCACGTGCATATACTTACCACAGTAAGCTGAGGATCATTATCATTCTTAAGATTAACAACATGTCCGGACATCTCCAGCGTGTTGCTACCTCTATTCTCCTATTTAAAGTGAAACCCTACTCGTAATTAGATATTAATGtacattttgataaaaaaaaaataattgtatggTCTGGAAAAACATCAACTTATTAAAGTGGAATCGGTATACACGTACAGTGATGTTCATAGATGTGCTAACGTCCATTTGCTGAGGCTTGTTCTTTGCAACTGTTTCTTCATCATCACACACTTTCATGACTGTGTAAATCTGATCATAGTGTTTTATGTTACCACTTTTCACATTGATTTTGAAAAGCACCATTCTATCCATCATGTTGTCTAGACTTTTAGGGTATTCATCCTCTTTAGCATCCTGAAATCCCAATCAATAATTAGATGTATTTGTgtgtatataatttataatattttgaaaaacaaaattataactttAATCCCTAATAGCATAAGGATTTGGTGTGCTATATACATCCTCTTCTACAATTTTTTCAGCTGTTTTCCCACACAGCTGGTTGGTTTCTCTGTCCCACAACAACAATGTAATGCTTCCGGTACCATCAAAGACCATGACCTCAACCTTATATCTATTGTTTCACGTGATAATAGCAATAATAGTTTTAGTACAAAGATCACAAATATCAAGTAAAATGAAGATGCTAATTGTTaataatcactcaaattaagaACACACACCTGAGTGCTGCACAACCATGGGTGTGGCCACACTTTGCACATTCGTACCTATTCCCAATAGGAGTTTCCACCTTTTTTGGACATCGCCTGCATGCTTTATAAAACCAATCATCCTTCCCAGCATTGATTGAGACAATAGTACCTGCAATCCAGGTTGGCCCCTCCTGGGAAGCATTACACACATTAAGACCTTTTACCTAATAGCTTATCTGATTTTTGAAACAGCATTAAAATTCATAATTACAATAACTTTTACCTCAACAGACTTCAAAACTTGTTCGATCGTTTTCACAATAGCCGTGCCATTGTTGAGCTCATCAGTCCCAACCCATGAACTTTGGGTCGATTGATGGCTAATCCTCACTGAAGTTGACTCAGAGCCGCTCATTAGGCTGCAATTCACGTGTTAAATGGTTAGACAACATACTGTTACCAAACCAAATCTCTGTGTGTTACCAAACCAAATCTGTGTGTGTTTGAATTATTTTCAGAATGTTTATATATTGATCTATCTTTTAAATAGTATATTCGACATTTTAATGTGACTTAATTATCTAGGCAGCATTAGTTTAAAGGAATGTAAACTAAATCCAATGCATAACCACTGAAAAGTTGAAGCTGGaacatttttgcatttttttcaaatttgaaagGATAATTATGGATGCTCAATCATTTTGTATATTTGGTTTGACAAAATATCTGTTAATAGTTAAAAGATAACCTTTTTTAACTGGTTATCTTATTTTGGAAGAACTTTATAGGAACTAaatattctttttcattttgttCAACAAAAAAATGCGTTACattattagaaaattttattttaaaatattctttttttcattttgttcAACAAAAAAATGTGTTAcatgaatataaaattatattttaaaaggtAAATTTGATAAGCTAGTAGCTTCGAATAAAAGGCTGCAGAATCTAAGCTATTGATAACCTACCCTTGAAAACAATGTTATATGACCACAAAACATTCAACTTCTTTTTAAAATGTACTGACCTTTTTTTGAATGACATAACTTCTTTTAGTTCTGGGTTGACATGGACCTTGGACAGTTCAAAGTGGCTCTGCACTGAAGTTTTGCCATTCCATCTGGTTGCTTTAAAATATTGGAGGATCACAATAAGTGGTTCAAGTCGATCTTCATCAAGGTGAGGGAGTATCTGGTCAACAGTTTCGCCAAAGAGAGTACAACTTAACCTGTTCTTCCTGTCATCAGCCCCAGGAATTCAAGCttactatataaataaaaaaaccaaatAAACAACATACATCTCTTAATAAAAACACATAGAACTTACTCCAAGTCTTCCACAATAACAACCAAGCGCTTAGTCTCTATTCCCTTGCTAGTTACTAATTCTCTTGGATCTTCCTTTCCAACAATTTCTCCAATTATATCTACAAAACAATAAGACACACACTTTTAGATATGGCTTTTCAAGTGGTTATAAATTTTCTGCATATCTATATATCATTACATATAGTATTAGACTCACCAAACAGTTCAAGATCCTCTACTTTCTCGACTGTATGCATCTCTGCAAGGTTCCTAAATCGAAATGCTTCCAAAGGAAAAGTTGGATTCTCTATATGTTCAACCCTTGTTCTATGTGAAAACACAAGTACCCACCTACTAACACCGTTTTTTTTCTTGGTCATGTTGTCAACAACTATGAAGTTACTCATAGTATACATGTGGAACTCAAGAATAACACTAATGTATTTCTTTGCCAGTGATCTTGGTATGGTTGCATAAATCCTGCCACCCTGTGACAACGAAGTGAATACTTAAAGAGTGAGTATATCTTTAACATGTTTAAGTCACAACAATGACATATAAAGCACAGTTATGTTTTTGTAATAAATGCTCCTACCTGTTTATCTTGAAGTACCATTTCGATGGAGCCAATCTCGTTGACATTGAACTTGTTTGGAGTTGTCCACACCCTTATTACAAATACTTTGAAATTCCATGCAAGTTTTTTGGCGTTCACATCTGATACTAAATCAAAATGTTCATCCATTGCGTTTCAGGTCTCCTACCAGGTTGAGAAGTAGTGGAGAGTTTCAGGTCTCCCGCCAGGATTGTTTAATGACAAAAAGTGGatatttgaattatatatatgaCTGGTTTACTTCATGTGTATTGTAATGTCAGATTTACCCATTGTATGTTGCTTAAATTTCTTACTTACCCTGCATGCCACCTGTCATTCAAGAAACTGCTACACGTGTCGAGCATAGAACCATTACTTGTctcctattatatattaatagatttaaCATTTGTCAAGCAAAAGTCATTCTTTTTTCAACTATACCTAGCATTGAATCAAAAAGTGAAATCATTTATAAGGagatattatataaaaaagtGGCGAACTTCACTAACttgaatatacttttttttttgtaacacagttaatattaattataactaattttttttagaaaaaaaaaatcttaacagaaaaaaattattaattgaatcTATCTATTTTTATAATACACCTAATTCATTTgagcattaaaaaaaatacaaatcaatGGCCAATAAATTTCTACCGATAGAagacacaaaataaaatattgaaccCAAATATAGAATAGTTACGTTATTAATCTTTTTTGAAAAAACAGTGATTCATATGTTCTTTTTCGCCCTAGCAAAAGGGAATGTGTGCGATGAGTTTTGCTAGAGGCCATAGGAGCGACATTAATATTCTTTTCCATAGTACATgtgaaagaatgaaaaagaagaatatttttttttcgagtATTTTGATTATCAACACTGAAGTGAACTGTATTTTAATCTTAAATATCTCAAACGGCATCGTTTCAAGAGAGactatatgcaaaaaaaaaaaaaaaaagacatcgTTTAATAGGAATAAATAaaggaattaaaatttaaaatttaaattgagtCAATCGAAATTTTAAAAACCAATCTAATACTGATATTAGTATCAAATTTTAACTCAACAGACTAGGAAAATGAATCttctcaattattaaaaaaaattaaaaatataaaatataatctctaattttttattactctatcttttatatttattttttatctcatttataaaattattggtggaaaattatgctttactctctcatttattaaaaaaaaatttcattttcaacAGACTAACAGCAAgagactaaaataataataaaaaaaaagcaagcaaacaAGCAGGAAGTAAAATCGAGTTCTACTGTTACGTGCAAAACTGAAACACTAATTATTCTTCTACCTCGTtggggaaaaaaaaagaatacgATTCCCAACTTATTGGAGGAAGTAAGAGGCCAAGAGCCCTAACTtatcaaaaagaaaacaaaagattcAAAAAGTCTACGCATCGATCAATCCATCAGTTTCCAATTCCGCCTCCCATTCTTGACTTCTCTAAAACCTGTATCAAAGCTCAATACTCTGAAACCCTGCGAATCCAGAATCACCATTATCACCATCCATGGTAATGAAATTAACCCTATCTTAATCGTTTATGGCAATACAACAACAAACCAAAAGTCAAATTCAAACCCTACGCCCAATTACAGCACCCCAAATAACCCCACCTTCTAAGAATCCAATTTTTCACACACCAATTTGGATTCAAAACCTAATCACATAGCTTTCCcacttttgttttttaattttatcttgtcCCTCTAACTCAAACCCTAAattgaaaagggaaaagaaagttTCCCAAATTCATGGCCACAGACGCAACCGCCAAATTTCAAAAGAACCCCGATTTCCGGCCGGACTTCCATCCGCCAGAGAATCTCCCCGCCGCCGTAACAACCGCTGCCGCAGCACACGACGGCCTCCACTTCTGGCAGTTCATGATCGCCGGCTCCATCGCCGGCTGCGTGGAGCACATGGCAATGTTCCCCGTTGACACCGTCAAGACCCACATGCAAGCCCTCGGCTCCTGCCCCATCAAGTCAGTCAGCGTTCGTCAGGCCCTCCGTTCAATTCTCCAATCGGAGGGTCCCTCCGCTCTCTACCGCGGCATCGCCGCCATGGGCCTTGGCGCAGGACCCGCTCACGCCGTCTATTTCTCCGTCTACGAGACCTGCAAGAAACGGTTTTCCAGTGGAAACCCTAATAACCCCATTGCTCACGCTGCTTCTGGTGTTGTCGCCACGGTGGCGAGCGACGCCGTTTTTACCCCTATGGATATGGTGAAGCAGAGGCTCCAATTGAGCAATAGTGGTTACAAGGGTGTTTGGGATTGTGTTAAGAGGGTGATGAGTGAGGAAGGGTTTGGGGCGTTTTATGCTTCATATAGGACCACGATTTTGATGAATGCACCGTACACGGCGGTGCATTTTGCAACATATGAGGCTGCGAAGCGAGGATTGATGGAGGTGTCGCCGGAGAGCGTGGATGATGAGAGGTTGGTGGTTCATGCCACAGCCGGGGCTGCTGCCGGTGCTTTGGCTTCTGCAGTCACAACGCCGCTGGATGTTGTTAAAACTCAATTGCAGTGTCAGGTATATTGGTCTATCAatgattattgttattgttatcccAAATTTTGCattttgttttagtttaattgaggttgttATTGTTATATGTTAAAATTTGTTTCTGTAGTTCACTATAGTCTGAATGGCATAGTGCATAACTGGAAGATTCAGTGTATGAACAAGGAAAATTTGTTATATGTACTTTGCTGTTTTAGACTTTCTTTAGTACTAAAGCGTCATATTTTATGACGAGTCTTAGAAACCGTCTTCGCCTGTTTGCATGACAGATTAACGCTATGTATATCTGCCCTCTTTGGATCCCATCAGTTGGGAGCCTTGTGCTGTAGGCTGCCCTTTGGGTTTATTTGTTGTATGTAGAGGTATTGTATTGTTGATTATGTTGACTTTGACCATTGGTTGCATGTAGGCATTAGCCAACTGGTTAGTATAGTGGCCTAGCTGTATTATTGATCTGAGTAACGCTACCCTGAATAATGTGCTCTTCCTAGAATTTATGTCCAGTTCAGATATGTGGCAAAAGTAGTGGATAACAATATTCTACAAGCTTGAGGATGTAATAGTTAAATTTCTGGAATGGGGCCTAGATTTCTCATTTTTCTCTATCCTTTAGTTGTTAGAAACACCTGTTTTGCATAAAAAGGGATAGTAAAATTGGCAGGAAAAAATGGTAATTGTTTTAATGCCATCTGTTCCTATGATTCCACCTAAGAAAATGTCTACTAATCATTATGGTTTATGTTGTGGTGATATTGATTTCATGTGAAAGTTATTCTGCAACATCAATGAATAGTCCATGAAAAAAGTAGTCAAACAGGAACTACTTTGATTAACATGGGTAAAGGATGAGGTTAGATTACTTTAGGAGTACAACTTTGGATAGTCCGTTCTACAAGCTTGAGGGTGTAATAGTTAAATTTCTGGAATGGGGGCCTAAATTTCTCATTTTTCCCTATCCTTAGTTGTTAGAAACACCTGTTTTGCATAAAAAGGGGATAGTAAAATTGGCAGGAAAAAATGGTAATTGTTTTAATGCCATCTGTTCCTATGATTCCACCTAAGAAAATGTCTACTAATCATTCtgaaaatatcaatttatgtAACTTGGTTGCCTTTAACAGGTAGTTCATAGGACATAGTGATGGGACTGATGGGATGGTTACAGATGACCTTAGTGGGAGTTTGTGTGTTGAGACTCAATGAGGATCAAACTGCTCCTAGAGATTCCTTTTTGTCTGCCTACGTTAACTTCATTTTTCCCCCCCAATATTGTATTAACAAGAGGGTTATAGGCATGTTCAAATCTTGCATATGTGATGATTGAGTTGAACCGGAGTGCAGCTGAAGACGATGGTCTATGATAGTCTACAGATATCATTTGTTCCATTTGTCTTTTGACTTTTGATGCATTTTGTTTATTAGTTTAAAATGGAATGACAACATCTTTTGTAGATCAACATCTTCCCTTggtatatattttttcattttctaaTTTGGTGTCTAATCTCGTTCAGTTGATAgtttatttggaaattgatggATTGTGCAACAACTTATATTATATGAATGTTTGGTATCCATTGGCATACGTATGATGCTATAAACCAAATCAATGGGGGGCGTGCTCTCATTCATTTCATTGGAAAGTTGGTCTTGACATTGGTCATTGGTGCAGGGTGTGTGTGGATGCGATAGGTTCACGAATGGTTCAATTCAAGATGTAATTAAAACTATAGTGAAAAAGGATGGATACAGAGGGTTGATGCGAGGATGGATTCCAAGGATGCTGTTTCATGCTCCTGCAGCTGCTATCTGCTGGTCTACATACGAAGCGGGAAAGTCCTTTTTTCAAGATTTCAATCAACCAAAGGATGTTGACACTGTCACTTAAATAACACTTTGAGTTGGAATAAAGCACTTCAAATATGACTCTGAAGAACCAAGCTTTTTCTAGCCCTGAATTGGATTAACCTATGAATGAAGAAACTATTTTATTGTACACaatctcaattttaataatgaaGTTGATCCTTTTTGTTGTGGTTTGAATTTTGTTATTGTCATTGGACATAACATTATTCTATGGATTACACCTTTACTTGAAATTTTGGCCTTGGTTTCATGACAATGTAAACTTTTTTTCCATGAAacatttaatagagaaattaatggATGTCATTTCACGCTATGATTTCTTTTGTTCTCCACTTATTCTACTTGTTGTTCAACCATTGAAATGTTATCTATGTTCAGTTATTACATTGATTGTGTGTAGACATTATATGTTTAAAATCATTTCAGTACAAAAACAGCCAACATTGCAAATTTACAATAAGTGCATCAAATATATCATTCATGTGAAGCATTTTCTTCAAAATCAGTTATTTTCATGAAATTCACAATACTGAATGATTGCAAAGCACCTTTATAAATGTAGACTCACTAAAAATACTGAATGATTGCAAAGCACCTTTATAAATGTAGACTCACTAAAAATTGAAGACCGGAAACAAAATAGCTATGACCAACATATGAAATGGGATGCTAAGAGTAATTTTCTAAGATAAGTCTACAAATAACAA is a window from the Arachis hypogaea cultivar Tifrunner chromosome 17, arahy.Tifrunner.gnm2.J5K5, whole genome shotgun sequence genome containing:
- the LOC140172911 gene encoding uncharacterized protein, translated to MATDATAKFQKNPDFRPDFHPPENLPAAVTTAAAAHDGLHFWQFMIAGSIAGCVEHMAMFPVDTVKTHMQALGSCPIKSVSVRQALRSILQSEGPSALYRGIAAMGLGAGPAHAVYFSVYETCKKRFSSGNPNNPIAHAASGVVATVASDAVFTPMDMVKQRLQLSNSGYKGVWDCVKRVMSEEGFGAFYASYRTTILMNAPYTAVHFATYEAAKRGLMEVSPESVDDERLVVHATAGAAAGALASAVTTPLDVVKTQLQCQGVCGCDRFTNGSIQDVIKTIVKKDGYRGLMRGWIPRMLFHAPAAAICWSTYEAGKSFFQDFNQPKDVDTVT